One region of Terricaulis silvestris genomic DNA includes:
- a CDS encoding ubiquinol-cytochrome C chaperone family protein, whose amino-acid sequence MFSPRGRIGPKNRVTGKADRADGQEGSTGQGMGIWPFRRSRVGTDAQRLLEAVQAAGRRPALFGAGRAPDTLEGRFEIMALYAGQALLRLGAEPQAAPLAQAFTDTLFRHFDAGLREYGVGDTSVPKRMHKLAGDFYGRLDAYGRAITDQDATALAAALVRNAGVSEDFASRLAPHVLRIVAQQAEAPFVALFESSAWPDFPG is encoded by the coding sequence ATGTTTTCACCTCGCGGGCGCATCGGCCCCAAAAACCGGGTCACGGGTAAGGCGGACCGCGCGGACGGGCAAGAGGGGAGCACAGGACAGGGGATGGGAATATGGCCGTTTCGGCGATCCCGCGTGGGGACGGATGCGCAACGTTTGCTGGAGGCGGTTCAGGCCGCTGGCCGGCGGCCCGCCTTGTTCGGGGCAGGCAGGGCGCCAGATACCTTGGAGGGGCGATTTGAAATCATGGCGCTGTACGCGGGGCAAGCCCTGCTGCGCCTGGGCGCGGAACCGCAGGCGGCGCCCCTGGCCCAAGCCTTTACGGACACGCTTTTCCGGCATTTCGACGCTGGGTTGCGGGAGTACGGTGTCGGCGACACCTCGGTCCCCAAGCGCATGCATAAGCTAGCGGGCGATTTCTACGGACGGCTCGACGCGTACGGGCGCGCGATCACAGATCAGGACGCGACGGCCCTGGCGGCAGCGCTGGTTCGCAATGCCGGCGTCTCCGAGGACTTCGCCAGCCGCCTCGCGCCGCATGTGCTCCGGATTGTGGCGCAGCAGGCTGAGGCGCCGTTCGTCGCATTGTTTGAAAGCTCGGCCTGGCCAGACTTCCCCGGATGA
- a CDS encoding outer membrane protein assembly factor BamE — MNRGFLRLSAAALALGAAAACAPVTTYSGFRPERNDVEIADPQIGVDTRSTVQQRFGSPSTTAVFDATSWYYVSQTQERIAFYTPRTTDRRVMIVRFDGDTVTAVEKFGLERGRLVNYSSDYTPTRGRELGLIEQLLGNVGTTPPLPNANENEQGPRRDRE, encoded by the coding sequence ATGAATCGCGGTTTCTTGCGTTTGTCTGCTGCGGCTCTGGCGCTCGGCGCCGCCGCAGCCTGTGCGCCGGTGACGACCTACAGCGGCTTCCGTCCTGAGCGCAACGACGTCGAGATCGCCGATCCGCAGATCGGCGTAGACACGCGCTCCACGGTACAGCAGCGCTTCGGCTCGCCGTCCACGACCGCGGTGTTTGACGCCACGTCCTGGTATTATGTCAGCCAGACCCAAGAGCGCATCGCCTTCTACACGCCGCGCACCACCGATCGCCGCGTCATGATCGTGCGCTTCGACGGCGATACAGTTACGGCGGTCGAGAAGTTCGGCCTGGAGCGCGGGCGCCTCGTCAACTACAGCAGCGACTACACGCCGACGCGTGGCCGCGAACTCGGCTTGATCGAACAATTGCTCGGCAACGTTGGCACCACGCCACCGCTTCCGAACGCTAACGAAAACGAACAAGGCCCGCGCCGCGACCGCGAATAG
- a CDS encoding sodium-translocating pyrophosphatase, protein MSQELILWLVVASGVIAALYGWLETQAITKADAGTDRMKEIAAAIQEGARAYLNRQYRTIAMVGVGVVIVLTIAFLPIHENWTIPVGFIIGAVLSGAAGFIGMNVSVQANVRTAEASRHSLAGGLKMAFKAGAVTGMLVAGGALFGVAFYYLVLTQWLGHEPTSRTVVDSLVALGFGASLISIFARLGGGIFTKGADVGGDMVGKVEAGIPEDDPRNPATIADNVGDNVGDCAGMAADLFETYAVTAVATMVLGSILFREAAEVSAIMLLPLAIGGIAIIASIIGTYFVKLGPSNNIMGALYKGLIVAGVLSAVGLYAALQVTVGWGSIAPSLGATSELANITGQDLFVCGLIGLLVTGAIVWITEYYTGTNFRPVRSVAQASVSGHGTNVIQGLAVSMESTALPALTIVAGIIATFTLAGLFGIAIAVTAMLSVAGIVVALDAFGPVTDNAGGIAEMAELPPEVRKTTDALDAVGNTTKAVTKGYAIGSAGLGALVLFAAYTEDLKYYAANAAEFRFFEGVVPDFSLSNPYVIVGLFIGGLLPYLFGGWSMTAVGRAAEAVVAEVRRQFREIPGIMERTAKPDYGRAVDILTQAAIREMIVPSLLPVLAPIVLFLVIWAIAGVSMALASLGALLVGVIVTGLFVAISMTSGGGAWDNAKKSFEDGFKDKDGVVHKKGSEAHKASVTGDTVGDPYKDTAGPAVNPMIKITNIVALLLLAVLAHWNG, encoded by the coding sequence ATGAGCCAAGAACTTATCCTTTGGCTGGTCGTAGCCAGCGGCGTCATCGCCGCGCTCTACGGCTGGCTCGAAACCCAAGCCATCACCAAGGCCGACGCCGGCACTGACCGGATGAAAGAGATCGCCGCGGCGATCCAGGAAGGCGCGCGTGCTTACCTGAATCGCCAATACCGCACCATCGCGATGGTCGGCGTTGGCGTTGTGATCGTGCTGACGATCGCGTTTTTGCCCATCCACGAAAACTGGACGATCCCGGTGGGCTTTATAATCGGCGCGGTGCTTTCGGGCGCGGCCGGCTTCATCGGTATGAACGTCTCGGTGCAAGCTAACGTGCGCACGGCGGAAGCGTCGCGCCACTCGCTGGCGGGCGGCCTGAAGATGGCGTTCAAGGCGGGCGCCGTGACGGGCATGCTCGTGGCCGGCGGTGCGCTGTTTGGCGTCGCGTTCTACTATCTCGTGTTGACGCAATGGCTGGGCCACGAACCGACCAGCCGTACCGTTGTCGACTCGCTCGTGGCGCTCGGCTTCGGCGCTTCGCTAATCTCGATCTTCGCCCGTCTCGGCGGCGGCATCTTCACCAAGGGTGCGGACGTCGGCGGCGACATGGTCGGCAAGGTTGAAGCTGGCATTCCCGAAGACGATCCGCGCAACCCCGCCACCATCGCCGACAACGTTGGCGACAACGTCGGCGATTGCGCCGGTATGGCTGCTGACTTGTTCGAAACCTACGCGGTGACGGCGGTCGCGACCATGGTGCTGGGCTCGATCCTGTTCCGCGAAGCGGCGGAAGTATCGGCCATCATGCTGCTGCCGCTCGCGATCGGCGGCATCGCGATCATCGCCTCGATTATCGGCACGTATTTTGTGAAGCTCGGACCGTCCAACAACATCATGGGCGCGCTCTATAAGGGCCTCATCGTTGCTGGCGTCCTTTCGGCCGTTGGTCTTTACGCCGCACTCCAAGTCACGGTCGGTTGGGGCTCTATCGCACCAAGCCTCGGCGCGACGTCTGAACTCGCGAACATCACTGGCCAAGATCTCTTCGTCTGCGGTCTGATCGGTCTGCTTGTCACGGGCGCGATCGTGTGGATCACGGAATATTATACCGGCACGAACTTCCGTCCGGTCCGTTCAGTGGCGCAAGCCTCGGTCTCGGGTCACGGCACCAACGTGATCCAAGGTCTCGCGGTCTCGATGGAATCGACGGCGCTGCCGGCGCTCACCATCGTTGCAGGCATTATCGCAACGTTCACGCTTGCCGGCCTGTTCGGCATCGCGATCGCGGTCACCGCCATGCTTTCGGTCGCGGGCATCGTGGTGGCGCTCGATGCGTTTGGTCCGGTCACGGACAACGCCGGCGGCATCGCCGAAATGGCCGAACTGCCGCCGGAAGTGCGCAAAACGACAGATGCGCTCGACGCCGTTGGCAACACGACCAAGGCCGTCACCAAGGGCTATGCGATCGGTTCGGCCGGTCTCGGTGCTCTGGTGCTGTTTGCTGCGTACACGGAAGACCTGAAGTACTACGCCGCGAACGCTGCGGAATTCCGCTTCTTCGAAGGCGTGGTGCCGGACTTCAGCTTGAGCAATCCGTACGTGATCGTCGGATTGTTCATAGGCGGCCTGCTGCCCTACCTGTTTGGCGGCTGGTCGATGACGGCGGTTGGACGTGCGGCTGAAGCGGTGGTTGCCGAAGTGCGCCGCCAGTTCCGCGAAATTCCGGGCATCATGGAACGCACGGCGAAGCCGGATTACGGCAGGGCGGTCGACATCCTGACGCAAGCCGCGATCCGCGAAATGATCGTGCCGTCCTTGCTGCCGGTGTTGGCGCCGATCGTGTTGTTCCTGGTGATCTGGGCCATTGCCGGTGTCTCGATGGCGCTGGCTTCGCTCGGCGCGCTGCTGGTCGGCGTGATCGTGACGGGCTTGTTCGTCGCCATCTCGATGACGTCTGGCGGCGGCGCTTGGGACAACGCCAAGAAGAGCTTTGAAGACGGCTTCAAGGACAAGGACGGCGTCGTTCACAAGAAAGGTTCCGAGGCGCACAAGGCGTCTGTCACGGGCGATACGGTCGGCGATCCCTACAAGGATACGGCTGGTCCGGCTGTGAACCCGATGATCAAGATCACCAACATTGTGGCGCTGCTGCTGCTCGCGGTGCTGGCGCACTGGAACGGCTGA
- the thiL gene encoding thiamine-phosphate kinase has protein sequence MAANEFQIIRDLFAPLATHAGARALADDVAVLEARGALVVTTDAIVEGVHFLADDPIETIAMKALRVNISDLVAKGAKPTAALLTLVWPKDRPSDQIAVFAEALGRDLKHFGVALIGGDTTSTPGPLMVSITAFGEPLGARTPARADAKVGDDVWLVGGEIGSAWLGLQLRSGAMAFDDLRRDRDEELAQAESRALADAMPDYLTLPGHKFDAEAAWLQSAYLSPFVRLECADIVARFANASMDVSDGLVTDAAKMAAASGVAIRISANDIPFSIPAQRWAFTGGDFRKLITGGDDYVVLFTAPREQREAIAAAERDQALRLSRIGWVEAGEGVQVLDATGAAVPIVSAGYSHTLGR, from the coding sequence ATGGCCGCCAACGAGTTCCAAATTATTCGCGATCTGTTCGCGCCGCTGGCGACGCACGCCGGCGCCCGCGCGCTCGCCGATGATGTGGCGGTGCTGGAGGCGCGCGGCGCGCTTGTTGTGACCACAGACGCCATCGTCGAAGGCGTACATTTCCTCGCCGACGATCCGATCGAAACGATCGCGATGAAGGCGTTGCGGGTGAACATTTCGGACCTGGTGGCAAAGGGCGCCAAGCCGACCGCCGCGCTACTGACGCTGGTTTGGCCAAAAGATCGTCCGTCGGATCAGATCGCCGTCTTCGCTGAAGCGCTGGGCCGGGACCTCAAGCATTTCGGAGTCGCGCTGATTGGCGGCGACACGACGTCGACTCCGGGGCCGCTGATGGTGTCGATCACCGCGTTCGGCGAACCGCTTGGCGCGCGTACGCCTGCGCGGGCGGACGCCAAGGTTGGCGATGATGTTTGGCTGGTGGGCGGTGAAATTGGCTCGGCGTGGCTTGGCTTGCAACTGCGCAGCGGGGCCATGGCGTTCGACGATTTGCGGCGTGATCGCGATGAGGAGCTGGCACAGGCGGAGTCGCGTGCGCTCGCCGACGCGATGCCGGATTATCTGACTTTGCCGGGCCACAAGTTCGACGCTGAAGCCGCGTGGCTTCAATCGGCGTATCTCTCGCCGTTCGTTAGGCTCGAATGCGCGGACATCGTTGCGCGCTTTGCCAATGCTTCGATGGATGTGTCGGACGGGCTGGTAACGGATGCAGCCAAGATGGCGGCGGCGTCAGGCGTCGCGATTAGGATCTCGGCCAACGACATTCCGTTCTCGATCCCGGCGCAACGTTGGGCTTTCACCGGCGGCGATTTCCGCAAGCTGATCACCGGCGGCGACGACTACGTCGTGCTGTTCACGGCGCCGCGTGAGCAACGCGAAGCCATTGCGGCTGCGGAAAGAGATCAGGCGCTGCGGCTGTCGCGGATTGGTTGGGTCGAGGCAGGCGAGGGTGTTCAGGTTCTTGACGCAACTGGTGCGGCTGTGCCGATCGTTTCGGCGGGCTACAGTCACACGCTCGGCCGGTAA
- the nusB gene encoding transcription antitermination factor NusB, which translates to MNQAEIASRRAARLGAVQALYQMEVSGASTADVIADFVAGKLPRETEATYTESEGDLELFKVLIEKAVERQATLDRAIARHLSKGWRLDRLDAVARAILRAGAAELEQQRDTPTAVVINEYVDIAKSFFEGPEPGFINAALDAAARDLRSGEQGA; encoded by the coding sequence ATGAACCAGGCGGAGATTGCATCGCGGCGCGCTGCTCGCTTGGGCGCGGTGCAGGCGCTGTATCAGATGGAGGTCTCCGGCGCTTCGACCGCCGATGTGATCGCAGACTTTGTCGCTGGCAAATTGCCGCGCGAGACTGAGGCGACCTACACCGAGAGCGAAGGCGATCTCGAACTCTTCAAAGTCTTGATCGAGAAGGCCGTAGAGCGACAGGCTACCTTGGACCGCGCCATCGCGCGTCATCTCAGTAAAGGCTGGCGGCTGGATCGCCTCGACGCCGTGGCGCGCGCCATTCTTCGCGCCGGCGCCGCCGAGCTGGAGCAGCAGCGCGACACGCCGACGGCCGTGGTGATCAACGAATACGTGGATATCGCGAAGTCGTTCTTCGAAGGGCCGGAGCCGGGCTTTATCAATGCGGCATTAGATGCTGCCGCGCGTGACTTGCGTTCGGGCGAACAAGGCGCATAA
- the ribH gene encoding 6,7-dimethyl-8-ribityllumazine synthase: MKTDVEKFPVASVPGARLLMVISPYYNGVADMMQRGAEAAAEDAKATLDRVFVPGAFEIPAAIALAAKTESWDGYLALGCVVRGETSHYDYVCGENARGLMDLTVREGLAIGYGILTVNTLAQAEERADPGRGDKGGESARAALAMIALKRHFAELPR, encoded by the coding sequence GTGAAAACCGACGTTGAAAAATTCCCGGTCGCCAGCGTGCCTGGCGCGCGGCTGCTGATGGTGATTTCTCCCTACTACAATGGCGTCGCCGACATGATGCAGCGCGGCGCGGAAGCGGCGGCGGAAGACGCGAAAGCGACGCTAGATCGCGTGTTCGTGCCGGGTGCATTTGAGATTCCGGCGGCGATTGCGTTGGCGGCCAAAACGGAAAGCTGGGACGGCTATCTCGCGCTCGGCTGCGTCGTGCGTGGTGAGACCAGCCATTACGATTACGTCTGCGGTGAAAACGCGCGCGGATTGATGGATCTAACGGTGCGCGAAGGGCTCGCGATCGGCTACGGCATTCTCACTGTGAACACGCTGGCGCAGGCCGAAGAGCGCGCCGACCCGGGGCGTGGCGACAAGGGCGGCGAGAGCGCGCGTGCGGCGTTGGCGATGATTGCGCTAAAGCGGCATTTCGCTGAGCTGCCGCGATGA
- the ribB gene encoding 3,4-dihydroxy-2-butanone-4-phosphate synthase: MTAKPSAISEFKRAISSVPEIIEEAREGRMFILIDEEDRENEGDLVIPAQFATPAQVNFMAKHGRGLICLALTPERAETLGLDPMTPRNQTRMGTAFTVSIEAREGVSTGISAHDRALTIATAIDPTKDRRDIVSPGHVFPLTAREGGTLVRAGHTEASVDISRAAGLNPSAVICEIMNDDGTMARLPELVAFAQFHNLKIGAIDELIAYRRVQERLVEKVAEAPFEVRGGKDFKLVVFRNKLDGVEHAALVKGEIGADKSSLVRVHRIDFAADVMGGYGARAGLVERAVAEIEAEGAGVVVLLRDLVPDALSRRLSGEPLEFEEDDMRRVIGLGSQILRELGVGRMTVLAGAPQKLVGLEGYGLSIDGWRGFKS, translated from the coding sequence ATGACGGCCAAGCCGTCTGCCATTTCTGAGTTCAAGCGCGCGATCTCGTCGGTCCCCGAGATTATCGAGGAAGCGCGCGAGGGGCGCATGTTCATCCTGATCGACGAAGAGGATCGCGAGAACGAAGGCGATCTCGTCATCCCCGCGCAGTTCGCGACGCCGGCGCAAGTGAACTTTATGGCCAAGCACGGGCGTGGCCTGATCTGCCTGGCGCTGACGCCGGAGCGGGCGGAGACGCTGGGGCTCGATCCGATGACGCCGCGCAATCAGACGCGGATGGGTACGGCCTTCACGGTATCGATCGAGGCGCGTGAGGGCGTGTCCACCGGCATCTCCGCGCACGATCGTGCGCTAACCATCGCAACCGCGATCGATCCAACGAAGGACCGTCGCGATATCGTTTCGCCTGGCCACGTGTTTCCGCTGACGGCGCGTGAGGGCGGCACTTTGGTTCGCGCTGGGCATACGGAAGCGAGCGTCGATATTTCTCGTGCGGCGGGGCTGAACCCGTCGGCGGTGATCTGCGAGATTATGAACGACGACGGGACCATGGCGCGGCTGCCTGAGCTGGTCGCGTTCGCGCAGTTCCATAATCTGAAGATTGGCGCGATCGATGAACTGATCGCGTACCGCCGCGTGCAAGAGCGCTTGGTTGAGAAGGTTGCCGAGGCGCCGTTTGAGGTGCGCGGCGGCAAGGACTTCAAGCTCGTCGTGTTTCGCAACAAGCTGGATGGCGTTGAGCACGCTGCTCTGGTGAAGGGCGAGATCGGGGCGGATAAGTCGTCGCTCGTTCGCGTGCATCGCATTGATTTCGCTGCTGACGTGATGGGCGGCTATGGCGCGCGCGCTGGGTTGGTCGAGCGCGCGGTGGCAGAGATCGAAGCGGAAGGCGCAGGCGTTGTGGTGCTGTTGCGCGACTTGGTGCCGGATGCGTTGTCGCGTCGTTTGTCGGGTGAGCCGCTAGAGTTCGAGGAAGATGACATGCGCCGCGTGATCGGCTTGGGGTCGCAGATCCTGCGCGAACTAGGGGTCGGGCGTATGACGGTGCTGGCGGGCGCGCCGCAGAAGCTGGTGGGGCTGGAAGGCTATGGGCTGTCGATCGACGGTTGGCGCGGATTCAAGTCGTGA
- a CDS encoding riboflavin synthase, producing MFTGIVSALGEVKAVERLPGLVRLTIASSYDPAGVEIGASISHDGCCLTVVETSGQQGGMRHVVEVAAESLALTTLGSLAEGDKVNLERSLRVGDELGGHMVLGHVDGLGEVLSISQDGEGWRIQIKPPHEISPLIASKGSIAIAGVSLTVNEVDDRGFGVLIIPHTWSVTTLSKLKAGDKVNLEADMMARYAARIIEARRNT from the coding sequence ATGTTCACTGGGATTGTCAGCGCGCTTGGAGAGGTGAAGGCGGTCGAGCGCTTGCCTGGTCTCGTGCGCCTCACAATTGCGAGTTCGTACGATCCCGCGGGCGTGGAGATCGGCGCTAGCATTTCGCACGATGGTTGCTGTCTCACGGTGGTGGAGACGAGCGGGCAGCAAGGCGGCATGAGGCACGTCGTGGAAGTGGCGGCGGAGAGTTTGGCGCTGACCACGCTGGGTTCGCTTGCCGAAGGCGACAAGGTGAATCTGGAGCGCTCGCTTCGCGTCGGCGACGAATTGGGCGGGCACATGGTGCTGGGGCACGTCGACGGTTTAGGCGAAGTGCTCTCGATCAGCCAAGACGGCGAGGGCTGGCGGATTCAGATCAAGCCGCCTCATGAGATTTCGCCACTCATCGCGTCCAAGGGCTCGATTGCGATTGCTGGCGTGTCGCTGACGGTGAACGAAGTCGATGATCGGGGCTTCGGCGTGCTGATCATTCCGCATACCTGGAGCGTTACGACTTTGTCGAAGCTCAAAGCGGGCGATAAGGTGAACCTGGAAGCGGACATGATGGCGCGCTATGCGGCGCGTATCATCGAAGCGCGGAGAAACACATGA
- the ribD gene encoding bifunctional diaminohydroxyphosphoribosylaminopyrimidine deaminase/5-amino-6-(5-phosphoribosylamino)uracil reductase RibD encodes MVRPYVTLKLATSLDGRIATASGESRWITGELARAEVQKLRANHDAVMIGAGTAWADDPELLARTDPPPAKQPLRVVLDSNLNLPPAGRLFETLAQAPLLVIGAEDAEFERRAGLQSAGARVAVVPRGAGGVDASEALLQLAADGVQRVLVEGGGKLAASLIQGGLVDRLEWFRAPMVLGEEGRPAVAALALDRLADAPRLTRVALRELGPDVWESYERAS; translated from the coding sequence ATGGTTCGCCCTTACGTCACTTTGAAACTTGCGACTTCGCTCGACGGGCGCATTGCGACCGCGTCGGGCGAGAGCCGTTGGATCACGGGCGAGCTGGCGCGCGCAGAAGTGCAGAAGCTCCGTGCGAACCATGATGCGGTGATGATCGGCGCCGGCACGGCCTGGGCGGACGATCCGGAGCTGTTGGCGCGCACCGATCCACCGCCGGCGAAGCAACCGTTGCGCGTGGTGCTGGACAGCAATCTCAATCTGCCGCCGGCGGGGCGCTTGTTCGAGACGCTCGCCCAAGCGCCGCTGCTGGTGATCGGTGCGGAGGATGCGGAGTTCGAACGTCGTGCTGGGCTGCAATCGGCTGGCGCGCGTGTCGCGGTGGTGCCGCGCGGTGCTGGCGGCGTGGATGCGTCTGAGGCGCTGTTGCAGCTCGCGGCTGACGGCGTGCAGCGGGTGCTGGTCGAGGGTGGCGGCAAGTTGGCCGCTAGTTTGATCCAGGGCGGGCTGGTGGATCGGCTTGAGTGGTTCCGGGCGCCGATGGTGCTGGGCGAGGAAGGCCGCCCTGCCGTCGCGGCATTGGCGCTGGACAGGCTTGCGGATGCGCCACGCCTCACCCGCGTTGCATTGCGCGAGCTTGGCCCCGATGTGTGGGAAAGCTACGAGCGGGCCTCGTAA
- the nrdR gene encoding transcriptional regulator NrdR, with protein sequence MRCPFCQNEDTQVKDSRPTEDGAAIRRRRQCDKCGSRFTTFERVQLRDLVVLKRSGRRVPFDRDKLARSLSIALRKRPIEQDQIEQMISGIVRKLESQGESEITSEVIGGMVMEALRNLDTVAYVRYASVYRDFSEASDFADFIEEAEKSPKRG encoded by the coding sequence ATGCGCTGCCCGTTTTGTCAGAACGAAGACACCCAGGTGAAGGACAGCCGTCCGACTGAGGACGGCGCCGCGATCCGGCGCCGGCGCCAATGCGACAAGTGCGGCTCGCGTTTCACGACGTTCGAGCGGGTGCAATTGCGCGATCTGGTGGTGCTGAAGCGCTCGGGCCGGCGCGTGCCGTTCGATCGCGACAAGCTGGCGCGCTCGCTCTCCATCGCGCTCCGGAAGCGCCCGATCGAGCAGGATCAGATCGAACAGATGATATCCGGTATTGTTCGCAAGCTTGAGAGCCAGGGCGAGAGCGAGATCACGTCGGAGGTGATCGGCGGCATGGTGATGGAGGCGCTACGCAACCTCGATACCGTGGCCTACGTCCGCTACGCGTCGGTCTATCGTGATTTCAGCGAAGCGTCGGACTTCGCGGACTTCATCGAAGAAGCCGAGAAGTCGCCCAAGCGCGGGTAA
- the glyA gene encoding serine hydroxymethyltransferase, with protein sequence MMQAAGRSAGERDRFFEAALERVDHDVKASIDAELQRQQRQLELIASENIVSKAVLEAQGSVLTNKYAEGYPGRRYYGGCEFVDEVERLAIDRAKRLFDCKFANVQPHSGANANQAVFFALLQPGDKFLGMDLACGGHLTHGSPVNISGKWFNPVAYGVRPDDHLIDMDEVREIAHREKPKLILAGASAYSRHIDFKRFREIADEIGAILMVDMAHYAGLIAGGVYPSPLPHAHVVTTTTHKTLRGPRGGMILSNDEEIGKRINSAVFPGLQGGPLMHVIAAKAVSFGEALQPEFKLYAQRTLENARALAARLIENGLAVVSGGTDSHVMLVDLRPKRATGKVAEHSLENASITTNKNGIPFDPEKPFVTSGIRLGSPACTTRGFGPAEFRQVADLICEVLDGLQGTNGDNSSVEAAVAAKVEQLTARFPIYT encoded by the coding sequence ATGATGCAGGCCGCGGGACGCTCCGCCGGTGAACGCGACCGTTTCTTCGAGGCGGCGCTCGAGCGCGTGGATCATGACGTCAAGGCGTCGATCGACGCCGAGCTGCAGCGCCAACAGCGCCAGCTCGAGCTGATTGCGTCCGAGAACATCGTCTCGAAGGCGGTGTTGGAGGCGCAAGGCTCGGTTCTTACGAACAAGTACGCGGAGGGCTATCCGGGCCGCCGCTATTATGGTGGCTGCGAGTTCGTGGATGAAGTCGAGCGCCTCGCCATCGACCGGGCCAAGCGTCTGTTCGATTGCAAATTCGCCAACGTGCAGCCGCACTCGGGCGCGAACGCGAACCAAGCTGTGTTCTTCGCGCTGCTGCAGCCGGGCGATAAGTTCCTGGGCATGGATCTGGCGTGCGGGGGTCACCTGACGCACGGCTCGCCGGTGAACATCTCGGGCAAGTGGTTCAATCCTGTCGCGTACGGCGTGCGGCCGGACGATCATCTGATCGACATGGATGAGGTCCGCGAAATTGCGCATCGCGAGAAGCCGAAGCTGATCCTGGCGGGCGCGAGCGCCTATTCGCGGCACATCGATTTCAAGCGCTTCCGCGAAATTGCCGATGAAATCGGCGCGATCCTGATGGTGGATATGGCCCACTATGCGGGGCTCATTGCGGGCGGCGTCTATCCGTCTCCTCTGCCGCATGCGCACGTGGTCACGACGACGACCCACAAAACGTTGCGGGGCCCGCGCGGCGGCATGATCCTCTCGAACGACGAAGAGATCGGCAAACGCATCAACTCAGCGGTTTTCCCTGGCTTGCAGGGCGGGCCGCTGATGCATGTCATTGCGGCGAAGGCCGTGAGCTTCGGCGAAGCGCTGCAGCCGGAATTCAAGCTCTATGCCCAACGCACGCTCGAAAACGCGCGCGCGTTGGCGGCGCGGCTGATCGAGAACGGCCTCGCGGTCGTCTCGGGCGGCACCGACAGCCACGTCATGCTGGTCGATCTGCGGCCGAAGCGCGCCACCGGTAAGGTGGCCGAGCATTCGCTGGAGAACGCGTCGATCACCACCAATAAGAACGGCATCCCGTTCGATCCGGAAAAGCCGTTTGTTACGAGCGGCATCCGGTTGGGCTCACCCGCGTGCACGACGCGCGGGTTTGGCCCGGCGGAATTCCGCCAAGTGGCGGACCTGATCTGTGAAGTTTTGGACGGCTTGCAGGGAACGAACGGGGACAATTCCTCGGTCGAAGCTGCAGTTGCCGCCAAGGTCGAACAACTCACGGCGCGGTTTCCCATCTACACTTGA
- a CDS encoding MucR family transcriptional regulator, protein MAIRDEDDQDIAASGDALRMTADIVASFVSNNKCSSDELSEIIRSVHKAVTGLSVSNGAAPAERPKPAAPIGKSVHNDYIICLEDGKRLKMLKRYLRSTYGMSPDDYRKRWGLPADYPMVAPSYAARRSEFAKKIGLGKGVRRKD, encoded by the coding sequence TTGGCTATACGAGATGAAGACGATCAGGATATCGCCGCAAGCGGCGATGCGCTGCGCATGACCGCAGATATCGTCGCCTCCTTTGTCAGCAACAACAAATGCTCTTCTGACGAACTGAGCGAGATCATCCGCTCAGTTCATAAGGCCGTTACAGGATTGTCGGTTTCGAACGGAGCGGCGCCCGCGGAAAGGCCCAAACCGGCCGCGCCAATCGGAAAATCCGTCCACAACGACTACATCATCTGTCTCGAAGACGGCAAAAGGCTGAAAATGCTGAAGCGCTATTTGCGTTCGACTTACGGCATGTCGCCGGATGACTACCGCAAGCGCTGGGGTCTGCCCGCCGATTATCCGATGGTCGCGCCCTCGTACGCCGCACGCCGCTCCGAGTTCGCCAAGAAGATCGGCCTCGGCAAGGGCGTGCGCCGCAAAGACTAG
- a CDS encoding DUF6898 family protein, producing the protein MSGEDREVIFEITRIGDAQRVAAVDVATGIEVVIQAPAHAALVDVRTLALRKLERALRDDQEDEEPPPERPGKIV; encoded by the coding sequence GTGAGCGGCGAGGATCGCGAAGTCATCTTCGAGATTACGCGCATCGGCGACGCGCAGCGCGTTGCGGCAGTGGATGTCGCGACAGGTATTGAAGTCGTGATCCAAGCGCCTGCGCATGCGGCGTTGGTCGATGTGCGAACACTCGCGCTCAGAAAGCTGGAGCGCGCCCTGAGAGACGATCAGGAAGACGAGGAACCGCCGCCGGAGCGGCCGGGCAAGATCGTCTAG